A part of Acidimicrobiales bacterium genomic DNA contains:
- a CDS encoding acyl-CoA dehydrogenase family protein, translated as MPPPPDLDTFRAEARAWLDANAERKPEVTTADDEVGWGVGDDDVAVFLNLGEEEERARIEAARAWQQAKYDAGFGAISWPVEHGGRGLPVSYLRAFNQEEARFVTPNPGELFPTSMGLVAPTIAAFGTPQQRDRFLRPMLRAEILACQLFSEPGAGSDLASLACRAERDGDQWVLNGQKVWTSGARFAQWGEALCRSDPSLPKHTGITAFLVPLGAPGVEVRPIRQMTGGSNFNEVFLTDVRIADELRLGAEGEGWRVGLTTLGFERDHSGGGGPAGGGFTRVLALARHLGRTDEPVVRQALAGLYARQRLMQLTTRRAAAALRAGQTPGPEGSLGKLLWTEGMRRTSDVVSLVLGPRLVADTGEWGTYAWAEQVLGAPGYRIAGGSDEIQRSIIGERVLGLPKEPQVDKGAPFAASRRAG; from the coding sequence ATGCCGCCGCCCCCCGACCTCGACACGTTCCGGGCCGAGGCCCGCGCCTGGCTCGACGCCAACGCCGAGCGCAAGCCCGAGGTGACGACGGCCGACGACGAGGTGGGGTGGGGAGTCGGCGACGACGACGTGGCCGTGTTCCTGAACCTCGGCGAGGAAGAGGAGCGGGCCCGCATCGAGGCGGCGCGGGCCTGGCAGCAGGCCAAGTACGACGCCGGCTTCGGCGCCATCTCCTGGCCGGTGGAGCACGGCGGCCGGGGCCTGCCCGTGTCGTACCTGCGGGCGTTCAACCAGGAGGAGGCCCGCTTCGTCACGCCGAACCCGGGCGAGCTGTTCCCCACGTCGATGGGCCTGGTCGCGCCCACCATCGCCGCCTTCGGCACGCCCCAGCAGCGAGACCGGTTCCTCCGCCCGATGCTGCGCGCCGAGATCCTCGCCTGCCAGCTGTTCTCCGAGCCGGGCGCCGGCTCCGACCTGGCCTCGCTCGCATGCCGGGCCGAGCGCGACGGCGACCAGTGGGTGCTGAACGGGCAGAAGGTGTGGACGTCGGGAGCCCGCTTCGCCCAGTGGGGCGAGGCCCTCTGCCGCAGCGACCCGTCGCTCCCGAAGCACACGGGCATCACCGCCTTCCTCGTCCCCCTCGGCGCACCCGGCGTCGAGGTCCGCCCGATCCGCCAGATGACCGGCGGCTCGAACTTCAACGAGGTGTTCCTCACCGACGTGCGGATCGCCGACGAGCTCCGGCTCGGTGCCGAGGGCGAGGGATGGCGCGTCGGCCTCACCACGCTCGGGTTCGAGCGCGACCACTCCGGCGGTGGCGGCCCCGCGGGCGGCGGCTTCACCCGGGTCCTCGCCCTCGCCCGCCACCTCGGCCGGACCGACGAGCCCGTGGTGCGCCAGGCCCTCGCCGGGCTCTACGCGCGCCAGCGGCTGATGCAGCTCACGACCCGCCGGGCGGCGGCGGCCCTGCGGGCCGGCCAGACGCCCGGGCCCGAGGGCTCGCTCGGCAAGCTGCTGTGGACCGAGGGCATGCGCCGCACGTCCGACGTGGTGTCGTTGGTGCTCGGTCCCCGGCTGGTGGCCGACACCGGCGAGTGGGGCACGTACGCGTGGGCCGAGCAGGTGCTCGGGGCGCCCGGCTACCGCATCGCCGGGGGCTCCGACGAGATCCAACGCTCGATCATCGGCGAGCGCGTCCTGGGGCTCCCGAAGGAGCCGCAGGTCGACAAGGGCGCGCCGTTCGCGGCGAGCCGCAGGGCGGGCTGA
- a CDS encoding biotin/lipoyl-binding protein, which produces MAVPINIPKLGVSMTEGTLVEWMVVDGQQVQAGQALYRLETDKVENDIEAPASGVVHLTGVAGETYEVGTQIGEIET; this is translated from the coding sequence ATGGCGGTCCCCATCAACATCCCCAAGCTCGGCGTGTCGATGACCGAGGGCACGTTGGTCGAGTGGATGGTGGTCGACGGCCAGCAGGTGCAGGCCGGCCAGGCGCTCTACCGGCTCGAGACCGACAAGGTCGAGAACGACATCGAGGCGCCGGCGTCGGGTGTGGTCCACCTCACCGGCGTGGCGGGCGAGACGTACGAGGTCGGCACCCAGATCGGCGAGATCGAGACCTGA